Sequence from the Populus nigra chromosome 17, ddPopNigr1.1, whole genome shotgun sequence genome:
tgatgttgtattaAAGTATGGTGACATtatgtttggtctccaatcaggtaagcagaagtttcctggttttggtttgacccataattaggtaaagcgaagtatcttttgggagctttcttattagaagaccaatcttctctgcTATAACCTTGACGTTATGCACATTGAAAataacgtgtttgagaacattttcaacaccatcatgGATGTGAAGAGGAAGataaaggacaacatcaaggctagattggatttaGCGTTGTTCTGTAactgtaaaaatatggagttagtttgtgatgggtcacgggtcgcaaaaccaagagcaagcttcgtgttagagaaaaacgcacaactactattctaaaaatggcttaagagtctacGTTTTCTTGATGGACATGCCTCAAATATATCAAGGCTAGTTAATAtagaggaatgcagattatacggaatgaagagtcatgactgccacatgtttatgcaaacactcattccattagctttttgtgatttgttgccaaaggggatatgggatacACTCACAGAGATCAGttatttctttagagatatatgctccagcaagttgaatgttaatcacattgaaaggcttgaaacgaatatcgtcaagacaatatgcaaacttgaaatgatattccctccatcatttttttactcaatggagcatctacccgtacatttaccgtatgaggtaaaagttggaagACCGGTctagtatagatggatgtatccattcgagaggttagatattacagttgcaatgtaattcataattaaaagttttttcattgttttgtttaattgataatttttgtttaattatatatatgtaggTACTTATTAAGTTAAAAGACATCATCTCCCACATTTAATTCATTATTGCCATCATGAATAACCTGGACACAAATGATCAATTCTAAAGGAAGGAGTGCATgagtaataaacttgttggcattgcttggcagaaaaaaaaaagacatcatcGATGTTGCAGAGTCTAGCCTTTGTATTTATTTCGACCAAACCATGATGgagatctactctgattcctctaaTAGTGGTATCAtgccaataacatttgaataaaaaaatttattatgctcgttatgatattgcaattcaatgaCCTCTTTTAACTTCTTATAGTAGTTAACTTTGAACTCATTAGAAGTcaatcccttaacacaaacccCACTATTATATCTTTCTACCTTGACCATACTCTCCTAAATGAAACACATGTACATTGATGAAATACTCTTTATATCACTACACCTTTCTTCTAGGACCCAAACTTAGTAAATTCAAAGTAACATTAGCATTCCTTTATTATCGATAAACTTGATACATGAATTACATCTCCATCACAATTAATGAGAAATgtataatgaaattaagtatcctaaaaaataagaataattaaacaatTCTTACATGTTTTCTAAACTATGTGgaaaattattcatcttgtaatcGAAAAATTTAAGATTCAGTCAGTTGTAAGTTTTTggacaataaaaattaacaatgttGCCCATAAGGAATTCAACAATCTATCAGTGTATGATCGTATAAGAGATAAATTGTTAAAAAGTAACAACATGTGGAGTATTATATGTActaaataaaaggtctcagttcatcacaattaaataacacataattatatgCTTGTCTAAATTCTATTTCTGTCAAATATCTTCTcctcacaatatttttttgtatgggTCGTCCAAGAtgggagaatattgacaagttctcaTTCAAGGACACTTCTCCACTATCATCATACCTTGTAACGTGGTTGATTCTTGTTCTTAAGTGAGGCttgaaatagtatgagataaattttGAGATCTCTTTAATAATATaagcctcacatatcgaagcctaaACAtacacctttttttaaaaaaaatcttaaggtAGAACAAGTACTTGTATGTGATTAaacaattgttttggatttttttaaaaaaagataatagaaTTTTAATTACAATGCATATATAATCCCTAACCTCTATAATGGATACATACATTTATATTAGACCAagcctccaacttttacctgaAACGGTAGATGCATGAGTAGATGTTTCATTGAGTTAAAGAACGATGAAGGGAacatcatctcaagtttgcagaTTATCTAGATGATATTCATTTCAAACCTTTCTATATGTTGTGTTTGCAACTTGTTaaagcatatatctctaaagaagtgATTGATCTCCatgagtgcatctcatatctCCATCAGCAATCAATCCTGGTAAGCTGGTGGAATGAGTGTGCATAAACATATGGCAATCATGActtttcattccatataatctgcaatCCTCTAAATTCACCAACTTTGATATGTTTGAAGCATGTCCACTAGGAAAATACAAACTCTTAAGCCATTAGTACACAAGTAATTGTGCATTATTGTCTAAAAAGAAGCTAGCTTTGAGCTTATGACTCATTATAAACCAGCTCCATAATGTTACGGtggaaaaaaagatatattcattctagccttgatgttgtcattTGTCTTCCATTTCACGTCCATAACcatgctaaaaatattttcaaacatgttaTTTTCAATGTGTATGACATCAAGGTTATAATCGAGAAAATTGGTCTTCTAACAAGGAAACTACTAGAAAAAACTTTGATTCACCCAATTGTGACCAAAACCATGACATTTCTGCTTACTTggttaaaaatcaaacacaatgtcatcGTACTCCGACACCACATCATACAATTCCTCACTCGATAGGAGCGACGGTGCAACATCCCTTTCAAGTCTGCAATAAAGAAATCCTTTATATTCTTTTTGTACTTGTGATCCATTGACAAGAATCACtagtagaaattaaaaaaaaaatgttttatcatCATTTGTTAACATGAAGGCCTTATTATTTTCCTTACAATATGAACATGCTAGTTTTTCAtgcatgctccaaccagaaaccattccatatataggaaaatcattgatagtccacatcaaatttgccttcatttgaaaattttgtttcttcaatCCCTCATATGTCAAAGCCCCAGATGACCACAactacttcaactcatcaatcaatgaaCGAAGAAAAACATCTATATTATAACCTAAACTATTAGGACCATGTATGactatagataaaaacatgaattgcAGCCTCATATACATCTTTGGTGGTAAGTTGTAAACCGTGAGTATCACTGactaacaagaataaggagtaacaaatgacccgaatggattGAATTCGTCTGTACATAACCCAAAACACATATTCCTTGATTCcattaaaaattaaggatgcaccttattaaaatatttctaggCTTTAACATCAGAAAGGTGTTCCTTCACTCCATCCACCGTATCATGTGAATGATGCCATGTTATATGCTTAACAGTCTTTTGGTGATATGAATAACTTTGGAAGTTTAAgtgtgattgagaagtatctaagttttctaTGTGTGACAAAAGTCTTTTCCTTGCCAGTTTGGGGTTTATAACATGCATGTCCACATGTTATACACTTGGTTAACTCTGTATTTTCAAGTTAGTATACCATGTAAAAGTTTGGACAATGTCAATTTTATAGTATCCTAGGCTGAGGGGTTTCATTATGGATTTAGTAGAATAAAAGTTCTATTTTATCATATTCATTtcaggtaaaatgtttctcgcCCATTTGACAATTCTTTTGTAAttggcctcactcaacccatgaCCTGACTTGATGATGAAAACCTGTGTAGCAaccgataatttattttgatttgtacaCTTATTCCATAATGGTTTATCGGAgtctttcaaaagatcaaaaaacctagttgtgtctacattaggttcttcatctaaaattgaacattaaccgACATAACCCTGATTTATTCTCAtcacatccataaccatattcttaTATCTAAAATTGGACATTAACCGACATAACCCTGATTTATTCTCAtcacatccataaccatattcctataaggattactattgtcgTCTATAACTTCATGCACTTTATTAGAACTAGAAATTGACCCAACCATCTTTTATATCATGGTCTCGTGAGAAAAATATGGTTCTCCATGTGCAAACCAACATAAGTATCTCTCCATGAATCTTTTTTGTAGAAGATGTATTATTACAACATCTTGATTaagaaacttttttatttttacatgtcttacatggacatctaatactgcctccactaatatttaTTGGATTAGATagtgcataattaataaaaccttgaaccctattataataatttatcctACGTAACCCTTCGGGTAAATCTCAAAACATCCATGAATGATCATCTATTACTTATGtcaaacctatatagaatattgatgataacatgtattaattaattaaactaaataaataatagaacaTTGGTTTAGctcaaacttattcaaactattttaatagtacaactaattcattatcaattatctatataaattcaaatttctgtacttttttctgaaaatttcaactcaacaataaaattaacaaaatataaaacgaaCTTGTTAAAtaagccattatttatttcatcacaagaCACTTATgtcacaaattcaaaataaattttatcaatttacgaacaaatataattttttaaaatcttaaacaaaacctaatatgtacaaatcatatatttatacaataaaattatatgagaaaaggctataaaacaagtaaacacctaaacaaaatacatataccacaaaaatatgcaataaaaattcacaattttaaatttagttcaaataaaaaatgagtagTGTTGCTTATTTAAAGTAGAGAATcctcaaaaaaatttgaattaaaataggAATGCTGATAAACAGAGTGTTGGGTTGGCCGGATTTGTAGTTGGAGGTTGATTTGTGATAAAACTGGCAGGGGAGATTGTGCTATTTGTTGCGGAGAATAAAACAGGAAGTAAAAGAAATGGGGGAGGGAGACAGAAGAATCGCTCgtcaggtcataaattaaatattacagatgaatttactaataaatttaaatccgtAGGTAATTCTAACTGTAAAATGACATGTTATTGtactttttagctttttttttctttgttttattactataattttcttgatatatactgagagaatatttttatcattatttatctatgGATAATACAATAACggaaaaatttattataatttaccgATGAAAAAATTTAGAGTGGAAACATGGATATTACAGCTGCTTCGAATACCAGGAACAACGGGGAAAAGCTCGCAATCACCCTCACCCTAAAAAAGACTAGAGGATGTCAAACGTTAATAGTAGAGGCAAACCTGGTGAAAACCGAAGGCCAAGGCCAAGCGATAGAGgtagtgtggtagcggttgttttttaaataactttttgtgttgAGATACataccaatgatgttttttttattttttcaaaattatttttgatatcaacacattaaaacaatccaaaatatacaaaacatattaaattttaattaaaaataaataaattttatagaaaCATAATTTACAATGCGTTTCCAAACACATTTAATGATTGATTTTGCGTTCGCTGTGGGTTTCATAAATGCTTCGTGTTTGATCTGATACACCATTacattgttttctatttttctgtatgtgttttgggaagaaccatTCCACGTGGTATTAAGCTGTGATCAACTTGAGATAATTAGTTAGCATCCTACTGCTGCTAGCTTAGCTGGTCATAAACAATAAGGTAACCGAAACCTAGACTGTTTAGATAGGTCAGCCATGGCCATCCTTGAAATCTGTTGACAAAGAATTTGTGCGTCATAGATTTCATTCATGCTGGACCAGGATGAGCTATTTACTATAGGTTGTTCAAATAACGAAGCTCATGATAGATGCATTGCCGAGCAAGCAGCAAGTTTTCTGGGTTAACACAGCATACTATACATTGCCGAGCTCTTTCCTCTATTTTAGTCCAAGAACCCTTCCCTGTTAAAGATATGATAAACAATATCAAAACACACACAACATGTTATACATAACAGGGCATAACTGTATTAACAACAACGAGAAATCACTGCACTGTTTAGGCCACTGAGAATTGACAACTGATACGCATCGCATCGTAATCGAGCTGAAATGGGTTTGCAAGTTTCTGACCGCAAGAACTGCAGACTGTCTGAAGCCAAAGAGAATAAGCCAAATTGGAAATACTGGGCATTTGAATTTGGAGATGAGCTCCAGATATGCCCAATAGTTGTGGAAGATCTTGCATACCAGGACAAATCCTCATACAATTTAGATTCTCTGGAACATTTGCTTTACAAGATTTGCTAAATAGCATCTGCTGCAGATGCTATGCGATGATCGTGGCGTTTTCTTGGAGATAGCCCAGGTGATCCGCAGTGTAGACCTGACCATCCTGAACGGTGTAGTGGAAAGTCGATCTAATGACACATGGGCACATTTCATTGTCGAGGTAACTGGATTCTAATAGAAACTTTCCTCTCAGCATGTGTAAATTTAGAAATGAGCAAATTTTAATTATGCAATCTGCAAATGTACACAGGCTTGCAAGGGCTTCCATAGACTGGGCATCTTCTGGCCCCTGATGCAGCTTTTGCAGCGGAGAAGGAATTCGATATCTAGGAAAGATTTGATGCATCCTTATCCAGTTAAATACGAGGGGAGGTTGTGTTTCTCATCTGATGAGCTTTGTATGTCAGAATTGAACTAATGTTGGTTATTACAAGGAGTGATGGTTTGCGTACAAATGAGGAGATTGTTCTTGCAGTTCGCAAAGCTTCGTTAGATCCGAACCAACTCTAAAATGGGTAAAACAGAGAGCATGCTCGAATGTTACATACATTGTTGGTAAAATGTCACTGGTAATCATAACAAGCTTGCTTAAAAAATGAAAGTTACAATAAAGGAAATGATCCAGGAGAAGAATCCTAGTAAAAACTGCATACCTTTCACTTGTTTTACAGATCTAGGATTTCAGAGGTGTTTCAGCTAGCAGCAATGTGTGCCACCAGCCACATGCCACCATTTTTGGTCGACAACCTTCAATGGGAACTTGAGTAGGGGTGTTACGATCAATTGAATCGCCCACGCCAAGCTGCATGTAGCCAATAAGATGTCAGATAAAGATGTGCATTTGGTACACCAATTCCGAACAGGAAACTGTGAGTATAGTACCTGACCATACTTGTTCCAACCCCAGGAAAATACTTGGCCATCCTCTTCAAAAATAAGCAAgacagacaaaaaaataaagccaaGAGTCAGAGCACATGTTTCAGAGATTACAAATAAGCTGTTTTCATTGATAACGCATGGATACAGCTACAAACAATAGCCTATACTAGTTTCATTGTTGCATCATCATGGAAATCGATTTCAGATAAAGGATTCCCCCACTTCAAGTAAGAAGGATCCCTATTCCTATTACTCAAGCTAAAAAATCAGCAAGTTCCACTAATGAGCATCTTGTATTgtacttgaaaaagaaaatacactATCAATGCTGGTGGAACTCTGGTGCCACTTCCATAAGCAACAAGCAATATTGCATGACCTATCCCTACTCCTATGAATATCTTTCACTAATTAAGCGCCAGTTTATTAGACAGCATTTCTAATTTTCTGGTATAGTTTCTTTATAGCTGGATAAAAGTCTTAATCCCTTTATATGCACTTCGCCCTGTTGAACTAAACTGGTAAAGAGCTGAAAACGTAACTCTCATGGACTATTCCAACATTGACTAGTACCTAGTAGAATGGCACTGTGCCGAGCACCACAAGAAACCATCTTCACCAGCTTACTCTCCAGACATGGATCCTCCAAGAGTCTAGGTACAGTCTGAAATAGACATGCAAATGCCTCATTTATTAGTTAGTTTCCTTCAGTTGAATTAGTCAATATGTAAACCACGTAGATGGTCACAAACAAAACACTACTCATGGATGTTTTTTAACAGGAGCGTAAACACAATTCAAGGCGATGACGGATGTAGGAGGTACCTCGCCCTGGCTAGCTCCAGTACCCAATTGTCCAAACTGATTCCCGCCAAATACATATACACGACCATCGATGGTGATGCACATAGTGTGCCATAGGCCAGCAGCAATTCTTTCAATTTGGATTCCTGATAGAGAAGGTAAAGAAGTTGGTCTCAACTGATCATTTGTACTCCCGTGTCCACACTGAAGAAAACAATTACATCAGAAACGACCATTTTAGATCCAGGTGgattaaaacatataataatcTGAACCTAAGTTCtacctgaaacaaaaaaaaataaagaacgcaaaaagataaaatcagcTTAGGAATATAGAAAGCTCACCTGCCCGTAAAGTCCCCAGCCAAATGTAAGTACTGTTCCAGCATCTGcaatatcaacaacaaaaagaagacAGCAAGTGAGGTATTGCTGATAATTataaggtttttattttcaagtaaagGACCATTGATTGGAGCAGTGAAAAGAGTCTAGGACTTGCAACCACAAGAGTGCAGATTCAATTGTTGAAAGCAGCCACTTCATATAATGTTGTTGAAGGATAGGATTGTCCTCAAACATTTGCTCAGAGTATTCCACTTCAATGAGACCATAATTGGCTAATAATCTCTTTATATTTGTCTAAAAAGTAAAGTAGACGAAGTCAATCAAGAATTCAACTTCCATAGTTTGCAAATGAACTTGAATGCCATAACAGTTGAagagaagttttttttagttgaatcaaGATTTTGATGCATAGCTGGTGGCCAAACTCACTTAAAGTAACAACTGGAAATTTCACTACACTTTTAGAGGAATTAAAATCATTCGAGTTAGCAATCATATCAGTTGTCAGATGCTAACCTGTTACTACTGCACTGTGCCGACCTCCACAAGCAATCTCCTTCACACAACTTCCAGGGAATTTAGAAACTTGTGCTGGCAGATTTGTGCTTCCATTATGAACTACTGAAGATCTGTGTTTTCCAGTAGCAGGTTGCTCAGTAAATGGTATGAGATGGGGAGAAGACACCATTTTTACACGAGACCCCAAACCTAGCTGCCCTTCTCCTCCGTATCCCCAACCCCAAACCTGTCCCGTATCTGAAACCCCAGTTAAAAATATGACATCACGAGTCTtgctttacataaaaaaatcttccaCATCTTTGTACTTCATACAACCCACTGCGAACTTCTAACCTACAAAACAACCTTGTGTTGCCGACTAAAGAGATTGTTTAtagtatttggttattttttaaagtattttttaattaaaataatattttttttattttttaaaattaatttttgagattaatatttcaaaataatttataaatatataaaaaaagttatttttttaaaaaaatatgtttgccCCGCAGAAACAAACGGTGTGATACAAGAGACTCACTCAATCTGTAATTTACAACTCAACAAGTTATCGATTTTCATTTACCAGACAGGGCTAAAGTATGGCGCCCACCAGCAGCCACGGAGGTGATCCTTACTCCTGGACCCAAAGACACAATAGCCGGTGTTACTGTGAAATATTCATCTCCATATTCcgaattttcattttcttctttcagtGACACTCTTCTTCGCTTCACAATTTCCTCTCCGTTCCTTTTGTCATCAGAAGACGCTGAACTCACtgcaatcattaattttttcccaaaaaaaataaaagaaaattacttgagaaaaagaaaagggactaACCCCCGttatttttctaagaaatgcATTCTTTCAACCTGATTACCTTGTTCAGTTGACAACACATTTTGCTTGGCAGCATTATCCTTCTGGAGGGCTCCCCAAGAAGCCCCATCACGAGGAAATTTTCCAAGCGGAACGCACTCTTTCCATCCCCATGTATACAGTTCCCCCGTATCTgcacaaaaataaatcagacaAGCAAAAATAACACGCGACCCCACCCCCACATTCAAATTCAGAGAAAACCCACCCCTTAAACATTTTGCTAgtatattttcttgaaaaagaacaaaaaagtgGATCACCTGTGACGGAAACACAATGAGCCCAACCAGCAGCAGCTTTGAGGATGGAAGCTtcagaaggaagaagaaaagcctCAGGAGTTTCCTTAACAAAATTTGGCATTTCATTGCAGACAACACGaatcaaattcaaacacaaaactatatatttatttcagcaaatttccaaaaaaaaaaactaaaaataaaaaatcattacccCATGCTTTCCACATGTCACGTAACTTTGATTTTCATCATCAGCCGATCCCCATGTTACCAGCTTTCCACCTTCTATttccacattaaaaaatcaaaataatttagacACATCAGATCTGCCCAAATAATTCATTAGAAACTAATCAGTTTTAACCTGATATTGCCATGGCGAAACCACAACCACCACCACATACATCCTTCCATGAATCATCTGCATCTGGATAATTCACCGATATCGGATTCAGTATGGGTGATTTCTCCGGTGAAACTCCCGGGAGATAACCCCACATATACACTGTTGCTTTTTTGCCTTCCTCCATTTTCCCATCTTCCTGCTCCTTATCGTTTCTATCATTTACCGCCATCCAAACCAAcagttaaaatctaaaattcttCAAATAAAGTCTTCTAGTCCGACGAGTTCAAGTACTAGTATGAGTgagagatttttcaaaaaaaaaaaaagatcatataAAAGCAGAGGTCATATCATTTACAAGGAGCGGCGATATGCCACGTTGGATGCTAATAATGGATTGGACACGTCG
This genomic interval carries:
- the LOC133677595 gene encoding ultraviolet-B receptor UVR8-like isoform X3, which gives rise to MAVNDRNDKEQEDGKMEEGKKATVYMWGYLPGVSPEKSPILNPISVNYPDADDSWKDVCGGGCGFAMAISEGGKLVTWGSADDENQSYVTCGKHGETPEAFLLPSEASILKAAAGWAHCVSVTDTGELYTWGWKECVPLGKFPRDGASWGALQKDNAAKQNVLSTEQVSSASSDDKRNGEEIVKRRRVSLKEENENSEYGDEYFTVTPAIVSLGPGVRITSVAAGGRHTLALSDTGQVWGWGYGGEGQLGLGSRVKMVSSPHLIPFTEQPATGKHRSSVVHNGSTNLPAQVSKFPGSCVKEIACGGRHSAVVTDAGTVLTFGWGLYGQCGHGSTNDQLRPTSLPSLSGIQIERIAAGLWHTMCITIDGRVYVFGGNQFGQLGTGASQGERMAKYFPGVGTSMVSLAWAIQLIVTPLLKFPLKVVDQKWWHVAGGTHCC
- the LOC133677595 gene encoding ultraviolet-B receptor UVR8-like isoform X2 produces the protein MAVNDRNDKEQEDGKMEEGKKATVYMWGYLPGVSPEKSPILNPISVNYPDADDSWKDVCGGGCGFAMAISGGKLVTWGSADDENQSYVTCGKHGETPEAFLLPSEASILKAAAGWAHCVSVTDTGELYTWGWKECVPLGKFPRDGASWGALQKDNAAKQNVLSTEQVSSASSDDKRNGEEIVKRRRVSLKEENENSEYGDEYFTVTPAIVSLGPGVRITSVAAGGRHTLALSDTGQVWGWGYGGEGQLGLGSRVKMVSSPHLIPFTEQPATGKHRSSVVHNGSTNLPAQVSKFPGSCVKEIACGGRHSAVVTDAGTVLTFGWGLYGQCGHGSTNDQLRPTSLPSLSGIQIERIAAGLWHTMCITIDGRVYVFGGNQFGQLGTGASQGETVPRLLEDPCLESKLVKMVSCGARHSAILLEDGQVFSWGWNKYGQLGVGDSIDRNTPTQVPIEGCRPKMVACGWWHTLLLAETPLKS
- the LOC133677595 gene encoding ultraviolet-B receptor UVR8-like isoform X1 yields the protein MAVNDRNDKEQEDGKMEEGKKATVYMWGYLPGVSPEKSPILNPISVNYPDADDSWKDVCGGGCGFAMAISEGGKLVTWGSADDENQSYVTCGKHGETPEAFLLPSEASILKAAAGWAHCVSVTDTGELYTWGWKECVPLGKFPRDGASWGALQKDNAAKQNVLSTEQVSSASSDDKRNGEEIVKRRRVSLKEENENSEYGDEYFTVTPAIVSLGPGVRITSVAAGGRHTLALSDTGQVWGWGYGGEGQLGLGSRVKMVSSPHLIPFTEQPATGKHRSSVVHNGSTNLPAQVSKFPGSCVKEIACGGRHSAVVTDAGTVLTFGWGLYGQCGHGSTNDQLRPTSLPSLSGIQIERIAAGLWHTMCITIDGRVYVFGGNQFGQLGTGASQGETVPRLLEDPCLESKLVKMVSCGARHSAILLEDGQVFSWGWNKYGQLGVGDSIDRNTPTQVPIEGCRPKMVACGWWHTLLLAETPLKS